Proteins found in one Irregularibacter muris genomic segment:
- a CDS encoding trans-sulfuration enzyme family protein, whose protein sequence is MKEEQMGFATRAIQSGEVVDPTTRALNTPIYQSATFAFESAQEKEAAVDDGMNWVPDTYFYSRTANPTTAALEKKVAALEGAEDATITACGMSAVSSALLSILDAGDHCIASIDLFTVTKSLLDDVFAKKDIEVTRVDTNDLSNVEKQIKSNTKVIFVESLSNPHLNVTDIPGLSKLAHDNGLLLIVDNTFLSPYLLRPLELGADLVVHSATKYISGHGDALGGVVAGNKKIVDQVRYYGDNLGTVISPFNSWLLLRGLRTLHLRMQAHAKNAQAIAEFLESRSEVESVIYPGLESHPDYDRAQNLLPNGKGGMVSFYLKGGGPAMEELGKNLKLFSIAVSLGDVRSLYYPNPKKNNLIRLSVGCEEVEDLIADFKQAFDKLD, encoded by the coding sequence ATGAAAGAAGAACAAATGGGATTTGCAACACGTGCTATTCAATCAGGTGAAGTGGTTGATCCTACGACTCGAGCTCTTAATACACCGATTTATCAAAGTGCCACCTTTGCCTTTGAGTCTGCCCAAGAGAAAGAAGCTGCTGTAGATGATGGAATGAACTGGGTCCCTGATACATATTTTTACAGTCGGACCGCCAATCCAACGACTGCTGCCTTAGAGAAAAAAGTGGCTGCATTGGAGGGTGCAGAGGATGCGACCATCACTGCCTGTGGAATGTCGGCGGTTAGTTCAGCATTATTGAGCATCCTAGATGCAGGAGATCATTGTATAGCCTCTATTGATCTTTTTACAGTAACGAAATCTCTTTTAGATGATGTATTTGCTAAAAAAGATATTGAAGTTACCCGGGTAGATACTAATGATTTATCCAATGTTGAAAAGCAGATTAAATCAAATACCAAAGTTATTTTTGTGGAATCTTTGTCTAATCCACATTTAAATGTTACTGATATACCAGGCCTTTCCAAGCTTGCCCATGATAATGGTTTGCTTCTTATCGTGGACAATACTTTCTTATCACCCTATCTTTTAAGACCCTTAGAATTAGGTGCGGATCTTGTAGTGCACTCTGCAACGAAATACATTTCAGGTCATGGGGATGCATTAGGGGGTGTAGTGGCTGGAAATAAAAAAATTGTAGATCAGGTACGTTATTATGGAGACAATCTAGGGACTGTAATTAGCCCATTTAATTCTTGGTTGCTCCTCCGGGGCCTACGTACACTGCATCTTCGAATGCAAGCCCATGCAAAGAATGCCCAAGCCATTGCAGAATTCCTTGAATCACGATCTGAAGTGGAGTCTGTAATCTATCCTGGACTTGAAAGCCATCCAGATTATGATAGGGCTCAAAATCTCTTACCTAATGGTAAAGGGGGAATGGTTTCCTTTTATCTAAAGGGAGGCGGGCCAGCAATGGAGGAGTTAGGCAAAAACCTTAAACTATTTTCCATCGCAGTGAGTCTTGGTGATGTTCGAAGCCTTTACTATCCAAATCCAAAGAAGAATAATTTAATTCGTCTTTCTGTTGGGTGTGAAGAGGTGGAGGATTTAATTGCTGACTTTAAGCAGGCTTTCGATAAATTAGATTAA
- a CDS encoding IclR family transcriptional regulator, translating into MDEKNTRPRVIQSVQRALDILECFDQLHRELTLGEISEKLGLNKSTVHGIIKTLSINEYIDQNNSNGKYLLSPKLLGKYQLVSDSISIRLKEIGSYYIKKLSLKYKASSRLFSYRDQNLIFLEMIKPNNSYYTISSVTGYPIPLNATASGKIVLAHMEEEELEYYLKQESFVKFTDKTLVEKKDILFEAKKIYETGYSIENEEIEIGIYSIASPIYDNQNHLIGVLSLTGPIGKLKDQTQEIIVDMTDYSKKITEKLIGA; encoded by the coding sequence ATGGATGAAAAAAACACTAGACCCCGAGTCATTCAATCGGTACAAAGAGCTTTAGATATTCTTGAATGTTTTGATCAATTACATAGAGAATTGACATTGGGTGAAATCAGTGAAAAATTGGGTCTAAATAAAAGCACAGTTCATGGAATTATCAAAACCTTAAGTATCAATGAATATATCGACCAAAATAATAGCAATGGAAAATATTTATTAAGCCCAAAATTATTAGGCAAATACCAATTGGTTTCTGATTCAATCTCCATACGACTAAAAGAAATAGGCTCTTATTATATAAAAAAATTAAGCCTCAAATATAAGGCTTCCAGTAGATTGTTTTCTTATAGAGACCAAAATTTAATTTTTTTAGAAATGATAAAACCTAATAATTCTTATTATACGATCAGTTCTGTCACTGGATATCCTATTCCCCTGAATGCAACTGCCTCTGGGAAAATAGTTTTAGCTCATATGGAAGAAGAAGAATTAGAATATTATTTAAAACAAGAGTCTTTCGTAAAGTTTACAGATAAAACCCTTGTAGAAAAAAAGGATATTCTTTTTGAAGCAAAGAAAATTTATGAAACTGGTTATAGCATAGAAAATGAAGAAATAGAAATAGGGATCTATTCCATTGCTTCTCCTATTTATGATAACCAAAACCACTTAATTGGCGTTTTAAGTTTAACAGGACCCATTGGAAAGTTGAAAGATCAAACCCAAGAAATAATTGTAGATATGACAGATTATAGTAAAAAAATTACTGAAAAATTGATAGGAGCATAG
- a CDS encoding putative holin-like toxin produces MSTYEAISLMITFGVFTISLISYLDRNKDQKK; encoded by the coding sequence ATGAGTACATATGAGGCAATATCTTTAATGATAACCTTTGGTGTATTTACAATATCGCTAATCTCCTATTTAGATAGGAATAAGGACCAAAAAAAGTAA
- a CDS encoding ketose-bisphosphate aldolase: MLMNMKELLSVAQENKFAVPAFNIGSGQILKAVIESANEKQSPVILALHPDELSFLEDSFVASCIEEANKSNVPMVIHLDHGSTFEQVLRAIRVGFTSVMIDASHLSFEENIEICKKVVEISHPLNVSVEGELGTIGNAGNSAEGGADEIIYTDPAKAKEFVERTGIDTLAVAIGTKHGIYPSDMKPELKLDLLEEIRKEVAAPLVLHGGSSNPDDEIAKSVTLGISKINISSDIKAAFYKKAREIFDRDKNIFEPNAIYPECIEATKEVIEFKMNLFNSIDKAKLYCK; encoded by the coding sequence ATGCTAATGAATATGAAAGAACTATTAAGTGTAGCTCAAGAAAATAAATTTGCAGTGCCAGCATTTAATATAGGAAGTGGGCAAATCTTAAAGGCTGTCATAGAAAGTGCCAATGAAAAACAATCCCCTGTAATTCTAGCCCTTCATCCAGACGAGCTATCTTTTTTGGAAGATAGTTTTGTAGCATCCTGTATTGAAGAGGCCAATAAATCCAATGTGCCCATGGTCATCCATTTGGATCATGGTTCTACTTTTGAGCAAGTACTAAGAGCTATTCGAGTCGGATTTACCTCGGTAATGATTGATGCATCTCATTTATCCTTTGAGGAAAATATAGAAATCTGCAAAAAAGTAGTAGAAATTTCTCATCCTCTAAATGTCTCTGTAGAAGGGGAATTAGGAACTATTGGAAATGCAGGAAATTCTGCTGAAGGTGGAGCAGATGAAATCATCTATACCGACCCAGCTAAGGCAAAGGAATTCGTAGAAAGAACAGGAATAGACACTTTAGCCGTTGCCATTGGAACCAAACATGGGATTTATCCTTCTGATATGAAACCAGAATTAAAACTAGATCTATTAGAGGAAATTAGAAAAGAAGTGGCAGCACCTTTAGTTCTACATGGAGGCTCCAGTAATCCTGATGATGAAATTGCTAAATCAGTAACTCTAGGAATTTCAAAAATAAATATCTCCAGTGATATTAAAGCCGCTTTTTATAAAAAAGCTAGAGAGATTTTTGACAGGGATAAAAATATCTTTGAACCCAATGCCATCTATCCTGAATGTATAGAAGCAACCAAAGAAGTGATTGAATTTAAAATGAATTTATTTAATTCAATAGATAAGGCAAAATTATACTGTAAATAA
- a CDS encoding class II fructose-bisphosphate aldolase — MYVSMKEMLEKAHRENYGVMAINCFNLETARTVINAAEELKAPIIVNIVEEHLVKHAPSDLIAPMVKTLANKASVPVALNLDHGKDQHLVFKAIEDGFSSIMYDGSDFDFEKNIAETKKVVSYAHQRGISVEAELGSLGGTEGENYTENAMKTDPDEAKRFVESTGIDALAISYGSSHGDYPEGMVPEFDFERLKEIKEKVDIPLVLHGGSGSGEENILKSVQHGINKINVGCDFMNANRDSALKILKENPDINFFYLMHQVEKDSAQVIKDYIELSGSKGKAL, encoded by the coding sequence ATGTACGTTTCCATGAAAGAAATGCTAGAAAAAGCCCATAGGGAAAACTATGGGGTTATGGCCATAAATTGTTTTAATCTGGAAACAGCTAGGACGGTTATTAATGCAGCAGAAGAACTCAAGGCCCCTATTATTGTCAATATCGTAGAAGAACATTTAGTCAAGCATGCTCCCAGCGATCTTATTGCTCCCATGGTAAAAACCTTGGCCAACAAGGCATCTGTTCCCGTAGCTTTAAACTTAGATCACGGGAAGGATCAACATTTAGTCTTTAAAGCTATTGAAGATGGATTTTCTTCCATTATGTACGATGGATCAGATTTTGATTTTGAAAAAAACATTGCAGAAACTAAAAAAGTGGTAAGCTATGCCCACCAAAGGGGGATATCGGTTGAAGCTGAGCTAGGTAGCCTAGGAGGAACCGAAGGTGAGAATTATACCGAAAATGCTATGAAGACAGATCCAGATGAAGCCAAAAGATTTGTGGAAAGCACTGGAATAGACGCTTTGGCTATATCCTATGGCAGTTCCCATGGAGACTATCCTGAGGGCATGGTACCAGAGTTTGATTTTGAAAGATTAAAGGAAATCAAGGAAAAAGTAGATATTCCCTTGGTTCTCCATGGAGGATCAGGATCCGGAGAGGAAAATATTTTAAAATCTGTACAACACGGCATCAATAAAATCAATGTAGGCTGTGATTTTATGAATGCCAATAGGGACAGTGCTCTTAAAATCCTCAAGGAAAATCCTGATATCAACTTCTTTTATTTAATGCATCAAGTGGAAAAAGATAGTGCCCAAGTGATTAAAGATTACATCGAATTATCCGGTTCCAAGGGTAAGGCCCTATAA
- a CDS encoding PTS fructose transporter subunit IIC, translating into MLKKLQLKKHALTAISYMLPLVVASGLLIAIGNLTNGNVIGDYTQAYSIPDALVSLGVLGMGLLAPVIAAGIAYSIADRPGIAPGLFMGLIANSIGAGFLGGMLGGYIIGYFINWLKKNLKVPKWAEGLMPMMILPLISTLVIGLLMYFVIGVPIVAATDALTAFLVNMQGASRFVFGSIMGAMAAFDFGGPVNKTASLFADGLLLEGILEPEAVKILASMVPPFGVTLSLVFSRFLRKKIYSSREVENIKVAFPMGIAMITEGVIPIAAVDPIRVIASCSIGAAIGGGLSMMWGVGSPVPSGGMFIVPAMTNPIKFLIALAVGSLVTAVLLLVLKKEPKEQEIFLEEEEEEEDIDLSNIRLS; encoded by the coding sequence ATGTTGAAAAAATTGCAATTAAAAAAACATGCATTAACAGCTATTTCCTATATGTTACCCTTAGTCGTGGCCTCAGGATTATTAATTGCTATAGGCAATCTAACCAATGGAAACGTCATAGGGGATTATACTCAAGCTTATTCTATTCCCGATGCCTTAGTTTCTTTGGGCGTATTGGGAATGGGTTTATTGGCCCCAGTCATTGCAGCGGGGATAGCATATTCCATCGCTGATCGTCCAGGAATTGCACCAGGTCTATTTATGGGACTTATTGCCAATTCTATAGGTGCAGGATTCCTTGGCGGTATGTTGGGGGGGTATATTATTGGTTATTTCATCAATTGGCTTAAGAAAAATTTAAAAGTACCTAAATGGGCAGAAGGTCTAATGCCAATGATGATCCTACCATTGATCTCTACACTAGTTATTGGATTATTGATGTATTTTGTCATTGGTGTTCCTATCGTTGCAGCTACAGATGCTTTAACCGCCTTCTTGGTGAATATGCAAGGCGCATCTAGATTTGTATTTGGTTCTATAATGGGAGCTATGGCCGCTTTTGACTTTGGAGGACCAGTGAATAAAACCGCATCTCTATTTGCAGATGGTTTATTATTAGAAGGAATACTAGAGCCAGAGGCGGTAAAGATCCTAGCATCTATGGTGCCACCCTTTGGGGTAACCTTATCCCTAGTGTTTTCTAGATTCCTTAGAAAGAAAATATACTCCAGTAGAGAGGTAGAAAACATCAAAGTTGCTTTCCCTATGGGGATTGCCATGATCACAGAAGGAGTTATTCCTATAGCCGCTGTGGATCCTATTAGAGTTATTGCCTCCTGTTCTATAGGGGCAGCTATTGGTGGAGGACTATCTATGATGTGGGGAGTAGGGTCACCTGTTCCATCAGGAGGAATGTTTATTGTACCTGCTATGACCAATCCTATTAAATTCCTTATAGCATTGGCTGTAGGTTCCCTAGTAACAGCAGTTCTCCTCTTGGTTCTCAAGAAAGAACCTAAGGAGCAAGAGATATTTTTAGAAGAGGAAGAAGAAGAGGAAGATATTGATTTATCTAATATTAGATTATCTTAA
- a CDS encoding PTS fructose transporter subunit IIB produces the protein MKIVGVAACTSGIAHTYIAKEKLVKAAESLGHEIKIETQGTVGTEGKLEKKDIDNADVVIIAADIKISGKERFEGKKMVEVPTSIVIKSPKGLMKKVEDLVKE, from the coding sequence ATGAAAATTGTTGGAGTTGCCGCTTGTACATCGGGAATAGCTCATACTTATATCGCCAAAGAAAAACTCGTTAAGGCTGCAGAAAGTCTTGGACATGAAATAAAAATAGAAACCCAAGGAACCGTAGGGACAGAAGGTAAATTAGAGAAAAAAGATATCGACAATGCCGATGTAGTGATCATTGCTGCAGATATTAAGATATCTGGTAAAGAAAGATTTGAAGGGAAAAAGATGGTAGAAGTACCCACAAGTATTGTCATTAAATCACCTAAAGGATTAATGAAAAAGGTAGAAGATTTAGTAAAAGAATAG
- a CDS encoding PTS sugar transporter subunit IIA, translating into MDLRNIILEERINLNLKAKTKQEAIDELTDLLVKTGSITDKEGFIKDVYAREEIGETGMGGYIAIPHGKSKHVAKTALAIGRTSEEIQWESLDGKGVKLIILFAVPEEDKTSVHIKLLAQVASTLGDEEKCEKLLSVESTEDILEIMTKHE; encoded by the coding sequence ATGGACTTGAGAAATATTATCTTAGAAGAACGAATTAATCTCAATCTTAAAGCAAAAACAAAACAGGAAGCTATAGATGAATTAACAGACTTATTAGTAAAAACCGGATCGATAACCGATAAAGAAGGCTTTATAAAAGATGTATACGCCAGGGAAGAAATTGGAGAGACAGGTATGGGCGGTTATATTGCTATACCCCATGGCAAATCAAAACATGTGGCCAAAACGGCCCTTGCCATTGGCAGAACCTCTGAAGAAATCCAATGGGAAAGCTTAGATGGAAAAGGAGTAAAACTGATTATCCTATTTGCTGTACCCGAAGAAGATAAGACTAGTGTCCACATTAAATTGCTGGCACAGGTAGCGTCAACCTTAGGGGATGAAGAGAAATGTGAAAAATTATTATCAGTAGAATCTACAGAAGATATTCTAGAAATCATGACAAAACATGAATAG
- a CDS encoding BglG family transcription antiterminator: protein MDQLNQRQIELLRLLISDNSYKPIKNFAHTLGVSNKTISWDLDEIQSFIEKTGSTLERKSGSGVKLHYDDAQLFQLVEIINSHGNINEQISVEQRRAEIARSLLLNSKEYTTIQKLSNQYYVSRTSILNDLKYIEDQFREFNIKIIRTRDGTRISAKEMDIRNALAYVIQENIHYNSNYLIEYQILRHNENNIEGLDEVDEIKFFENLLNGLESDMKRIIYEPYYTNLLTHLLIMTKRIREGNDLEEIRGSNDRLTEIDSKIYKGVFKIVNQIENHYDIKIADNEVFYIYQYLISSGLRNKDNQISKPSDELEALSKMFTRKLIAVISDMSEKDFNYDNKLFQSLLLHIKPMLNRLVAGIKIKNPLLDEITTEFSEFFTITRIACMIVCDMLEIENISLDEVAYIMTYFQYEIEKSNSNKQAIVICHSGYGTSQLLATRLRKSFANLNISDVIASSKLNRVDLDDIDLIISTVKLNIDKPYVLVSAFLGEADIKNIQHLIDNQSLGKINNKQKEIFEDVVVNNTYNYKKETDLPNILKKNQGIEFNKNEMVCLNETICIYPYKTNEKSTLLLTSIDKENKDIYVIKYDNHHYLISTVKKIISNHNKQKSP from the coding sequence ATGGATCAACTTAATCAAAGACAAATAGAATTACTTAGATTATTGATTAGCGATAATTCATATAAGCCCATAAAAAATTTTGCCCACACTTTAGGGGTATCCAATAAGACTATTTCATGGGATTTAGATGAGATTCAATCTTTTATTGAAAAAACTGGGTCTACCTTAGAAAGAAAATCCGGGAGCGGAGTAAAACTTCACTATGATGATGCCCAATTATTTCAACTGGTGGAGATCATCAATAGCCATGGAAATATAAATGAACAAATTTCAGTGGAGCAAAGAAGAGCTGAAATTGCCAGAAGCTTATTATTAAATTCCAAAGAATATACCACCATTCAAAAGCTTTCCAACCAGTACTATGTGAGCAGAACCTCTATACTCAATGACTTAAAATACATTGAGGACCAATTTAGAGAATTTAATATTAAAATTATCCGAACAAGGGATGGAACCCGTATTTCCGCAAAGGAAATGGATATTAGAAATGCGCTTGCCTATGTTATTCAAGAAAATATTCATTACAATTCAAATTATTTAATAGAATATCAGATTTTACGCCATAATGAAAATAATATTGAGGGATTGGACGAAGTGGATGAAATCAAGTTCTTTGAAAATCTACTCAATGGATTAGAAAGTGACATGAAAAGAATTATCTATGAGCCTTATTATACAAACTTATTGACCCATCTACTGATCATGACAAAAAGAATTCGAGAGGGCAATGATCTAGAAGAGATAAGAGGCAGTAACGATAGACTAACAGAGATAGATAGCAAAATATACAAAGGCGTATTTAAAATAGTAAATCAGATAGAAAATCACTATGATATCAAAATTGCAGATAATGAAGTGTTTTATATCTATCAATATTTGATTTCCAGTGGTTTAAGGAATAAGGATAATCAAATATCAAAACCCAGTGATGAACTGGAAGCCCTATCAAAGATGTTTACCCGTAAGCTTATCGCTGTCATTTCCGATATGAGTGAAAAAGATTTTAATTATGATAATAAACTATTTCAATCTCTATTGTTGCATATTAAACCAATGCTAAACAGGCTTGTAGCCGGGATTAAAATCAAAAATCCTTTATTGGATGAAATAACTACTGAGTTCAGTGAATTCTTTACCATCACGAGGATTGCCTGCATGATTGTATGCGATATGCTGGAGATAGAAAACATCAGCTTGGATGAAGTTGCCTATATTATGACCTATTTCCAATATGAAATAGAAAAGTCCAATTCAAATAAACAAGCCATCGTCATATGCCATAGTGGTTATGGAACTTCCCAGCTCCTAGCAACAAGACTTAGAAAATCCTTTGCCAATCTTAATATCAGTGATGTTATCGCATCTAGCAAATTGAATAGGGTTGATTTAGATGATATCGACCTGATTATTTCCACAGTTAAATTAAATATAGACAAGCCCTATGTTTTAGTATCAGCCTTTTTAGGGGAGGCGGATATTAAAAATATTCAACACCTAATAGACAATCAGTCCCTTGGGAAAATAAATAATAAGCAAAAGGAAATATTTGAGGATGTAGTTGTAAATAATACTTATAACTATAAGAAGGAGACAGATTTACCCAATATCCTCAAGAAAAACCAAGGGATTGAATTCAATAAAAATGAAATGGTATGTCTGAATGAAACAATCTGTATATATCCCTATAAAACAAATGAAAAGAGTACCCTTTTATTGACCAGTATAGACAAAGAGAACAAAGATATATATGTCATAAAATATGATAACCATCATTATTTGATCTCTACAGTAAAGAAAATAATCAGCAATCATAACAAACAAAAATCTCCATAA
- a CDS encoding alpha-mannosidase yields MPYFISSYKKSIDVFKAKVEESIYHKIAPLNIHAWVTEEPVDFKEKTMGKYISLNVGESWGKLWDCAWFNFTGTVPKAAAHKKVVLLIDISGEICIFDEDGCPNQGLTNVSSEFDLTLGKPGKRVVNFLEKACGGENIDLWADGGCNDLFGNYKDSGKIKEAHIALLKDEMRKLYYDIEVLQELMEQLPEDSSRHQSILFTLFHAFKVMKNYDKEEAKKAREILSAELNKNCGDESLSISAIGHAHIDLAWLWPIRETIRKGARTFSTVLSNMDRYPEYIFGASQPQLYAWIKERYPKLYRKIKVRIAEGRWEAQGGMWVEPDTNISGGEALIRQVLYGKMFFKKEFDKEMKTLWLPDVFGYTASLPQILKKSGLDYFMTIKLSWNEYNQFPHHTFMWEGIDGSKVLVHMPPEGTYNSSASPKAIKEAERNFKDKGVSQECLMLFGIGDGGGGPGEEHLERLEREKHLNGLVPVKQEPSLEFFKRIEKNMANYKTWSGELYLEKHQGTYTTQAKNKCFNRKMEFALRELEYVSVLAQIEGLRSYPQAEIETIWKEVLLYQFHDILPGSSIKRVYDESLERYEYLLKHTEKLIEDTYRALLEDCYCTNQVTPDFLLASKITPKTKAAGIINSLSWDREEWLMINGEWAKVKVPAMNHRVIQSSTLESTSFGVTAEDHCIENNLLKVSFNEDGSLKSVFDKEFQREALDTNFKANVLTPYEETYGNAWDFSPTCHDIPQDKFKLEYSESMVRGPKAIVKQIYTYHLSTIEQEIILTEGSRRIDFKTKVDWKESNRMLRTSFPVNVFTHEVSCDIQFGSIKRPTHDNTSWDMAKYEICAHKYVDLSQADYGVALLNDCKYGHRVKGNTINLNLLRSTDTPGAEADKGTHEFIYSLYPHGGDCIEGQVIQASYELNLPLRVVEFTGEFYFDRKKEALVRVDNESIMIETIKKAEHSDDIIIRLYECNGGTERVKLNFDHRVKDVQLVNLMEEPTDRSLFSRGNNELEFKPFEIITLKINCS; encoded by the coding sequence ATGCCATATTTTATTAGTTCATATAAGAAAAGCATTGATGTATTTAAAGCAAAGGTAGAAGAAAGTATTTATCATAAGATTGCACCACTAAATATCCATGCATGGGTCACAGAAGAGCCAGTTGATTTTAAAGAAAAGACTATGGGTAAATATATTTCTCTAAATGTAGGAGAGAGTTGGGGCAAACTTTGGGATTGTGCATGGTTTAATTTTACCGGAACTGTACCTAAAGCGGCTGCCCATAAAAAAGTGGTATTATTAATAGATATTAGCGGGGAGATCTGCATATTTGATGAGGATGGTTGCCCTAACCAGGGGTTAACAAATGTTAGCTCTGAATTTGATTTAACCCTTGGCAAGCCTGGGAAGAGGGTAGTGAATTTTCTAGAGAAAGCTTGTGGTGGAGAAAACATTGATCTATGGGCAGATGGGGGCTGTAACGATCTTTTTGGAAATTACAAAGATAGTGGAAAAATCAAAGAAGCACATATTGCCCTTTTAAAGGATGAAATGCGTAAATTATATTATGATATAGAGGTGCTTCAAGAGCTAATGGAGCAACTTCCCGAAGACTCTTCAAGGCATCAAAGTATTTTATTTACGCTTTTTCATGCTTTTAAGGTTATGAAAAACTATGATAAAGAAGAGGCTAAAAAAGCAAGAGAGATTCTTTCGGCAGAGCTTAATAAAAACTGTGGGGATGAATCTTTAAGTATAAGCGCAATAGGTCATGCTCACATTGATTTAGCATGGCTTTGGCCTATAAGAGAAACCATAAGAAAGGGTGCTCGTACATTTTCAACTGTCTTATCAAATATGGACAGATATCCTGAATATATATTTGGAGCAAGTCAGCCCCAACTTTATGCATGGATAAAAGAGCGATATCCTAAGCTATATCGTAAAATAAAAGTGCGTATAGCAGAAGGACGATGGGAAGCCCAAGGAGGAATGTGGGTTGAGCCAGATACCAATATTTCAGGGGGAGAGGCTTTAATTCGACAAGTCCTTTATGGAAAGATGTTTTTTAAAAAAGAATTTGATAAAGAGATGAAGACTTTATGGCTGCCAGATGTCTTTGGATATACCGCTTCCCTTCCACAGATTCTAAAGAAGTCGGGCTTAGATTATTTTATGACAATAAAATTGTCTTGGAATGAATATAATCAATTTCCTCACCATACTTTTATGTGGGAAGGAATAGATGGAAGTAAAGTACTGGTACATATGCCTCCCGAGGGAACTTATAATAGTTCTGCTTCCCCAAAGGCCATAAAAGAAGCAGAAAGAAATTTTAAAGACAAGGGAGTTTCCCAAGAGTGTTTAATGCTCTTTGGAATAGGAGATGGAGGTGGAGGTCCAGGAGAAGAACATCTCGAAAGACTAGAACGGGAAAAACACTTAAATGGTTTGGTACCCGTTAAGCAAGAGCCTTCACTGGAATTTTTTAAGAGAATTGAAAAAAACATGGCCAACTATAAAACCTGGAGCGGGGAATTATATTTAGAAAAACATCAGGGAACTTATACTACCCAGGCTAAAAATAAATGCTTCAACAGAAAAATGGAATTTGCCCTTAGAGAACTGGAATATGTGTCTGTATTAGCCCAAATAGAAGGGTTAAGATCATATCCCCAAGCAGAGATAGAGACTATCTGGAAGGAAGTACTATTATATCAATTTCATGATATCCTGCCAGGTTCATCTATAAAAAGGGTATATGATGAATCGTTGGAGAGGTATGAATATCTCTTGAAACATACCGAAAAATTAATAGAGGATACCTACAGAGCTTTACTGGAAGATTGCTATTGTACCAACCAAGTTACTCCAGATTTCTTACTAGCAAGTAAAATAACTCCAAAAACTAAAGCTGCTGGCATAATAAATTCCCTGTCATGGGATAGAGAAGAATGGCTAATGATTAATGGAGAGTGGGCTAAAGTGAAAGTGCCAGCTATGAATCACAGGGTCATTCAATCCAGTACATTGGAAAGCACTTCCTTTGGTGTTACCGCAGAGGATCACTGTATTGAAAACAATTTATTAAAAGTAAGTTTTAATGAAGATGGTTCGTTAAAATCGGTATTTGACAAAGAATTTCAAAGAGAAGCTTTAGATACAAATTTCAAGGCAAATGTACTTACCCCCTATGAAGAAACTTACGGAAACGCTTGGGACTTTTCCCCCACCTGCCATGATATCCCTCAGGATAAGTTTAAGCTTGAGTATTCTGAAAGTATGGTCCGTGGGCCTAAGGCTATTGTTAAACAGATTTATACCTATCATTTATCCACTATTGAGCAGGAAATTATACTAACTGAGGGGAGTAGAAGAATAGATTTTAAAACCAAGGTGGATTGGAAAGAGAGCAATAGGATGCTCAGAACCTCTTTTCCAGTGAATGTTTTTACCCATGAAGTAAGCTGCGATATCCAATTCGGCAGCATCAAACGCCCTACCCATGATAATACCAGTTGGGATATGGCAAAATATGAAATTTGTGCCCATAAATATGTAGATTTATCCCAGGCAGATTATGGGGTTGCACTATTAAATGATTGCAAATATGGGCATAGAGTTAAAGGAAATACCATAAATTTAAATCTTCTAAGAAGTACGGATACCCCAGGGGCTGAAGCAGATAAGGGAACCCATGAGTTTATTTACTCACTATATCCCCATGGTGGAGATTGCATAGAAGGTCAAGTTATTCAAGCCTCCTATGAACTAAATTTGCCCCTAAGGGTTGTTGAATTTACTGGAGAGTTTTACTTTGATAGGAAAAAAGAAGCCTTGGTAAGGGTGGATAATGAAAGCATAATGATTGAAACCATAAAAAAGGCAGAACATAGCGACGATATCATTATAAGGCTATATGAATGTAATGGAGGCACTGAAAGAGTAAAACTAAACTTTGATCATAGAGTCAAAGATGTACAGCTTGTCAATCTAATGGAAGAACCTACCGATAGGAGTTTATTCAGTAGAGGGAATAATGAATTAGAATTTAAACCCTTTGAAATCATTACATTAAAAATAAACTGTAGTTAA